The following are encoded together in the Xanthobacter autotrophicus Py2 genome:
- a CDS encoding heavy metal translocating P-type ATPase (TIGRFAM: ATPase, P-type (transporting), HAD superfamily, subfamily IC; cadmium-translocating P-type ATPase; heavy metal translocating P-type ATPase~PFAM: Haloacid dehalogenase domain protein hydrolase; Heavy metal transport/detoxification protein; E1-E2 ATPase-associated domain protein~KEGG: bbt:BBta_7421 lead, cadmium, zinc and mercury-transporting ATPase), whose amino-acid sequence MQADAKKGRIMTAPLVQSRFRVTGMDCASCAAKIEGTTLRIAGVAEAEVSVAAGTLVIRHAPDADLAPLAGRLSPMGYALAPLASGGGQRKAHDHGESCAGHDHAGHDHAAHDHSDHDHSGHDHAEVGGHDHGAAPAAEGRWWSTGKARLTLLSGLALVAAFGVGTFVPAVQSWLYLAAMLVGLVPIARRAVAAAANGMPFTIEMLMTIAAAGAVIIGAAEEAAAVVFLFLVGELLEGVAAGRARASIRALTALVPKTALVERNGATIEVPAASLKVGEVILVRPGDRISADGLIVAGESGIDESPVTGESVPVRKGPEATVFAGTVNGEAALRVRVTATAEDNTIARVVKLVEEAQEKRAPTERLIDRFSRYYTPGVVAVAALVAVIPPLLFGGAWDAWIYKGLAILLIGCPCALVISTPAAIAAGLSAGARRGLLLKGGAVLETAGKITTVCFDKTGTLTAGKPQVTDVIGFAQPQAEVLRLAAALETGSSHPLAKAILDRAAADAIPIPPAEAAQALGGEGVSALVEGREVFLGSPPAAAARAPLTVVQADQIAALNDAGKTVSLLVADGAIAGAIAMRDEPRPDAAEGLAALKREGIRTVMLTGDNRRTAEAIGRQLGIEVRAELLPQDKLRIVGELQREGAVVAKVGDGINDAPALAAADIGIAMGGGTDVALETADAAALHGRVKDVASMIALSRRTMGNIHQNIAISLGLKAVFLVTTIAGITGLWPAILADTGATVLVTLNALRLLSWGRE is encoded by the coding sequence ATGCAGGCTGACGCAAAGAAAGGCCGCATCATGACCGCTCCCCTCGTTCAAAGCCGGTTCCGCGTGACCGGGATGGACTGCGCCTCGTGCGCGGCGAAGATCGAGGGCACCACGCTGCGCATCGCCGGCGTCGCGGAAGCGGAGGTCTCGGTGGCGGCCGGCACTCTGGTGATCCGCCACGCCCCGGATGCCGACCTCGCCCCCCTCGCCGGGCGCCTGTCGCCCATGGGCTACGCCCTCGCCCCGCTCGCATCCGGCGGCGGGCAGCGCAAGGCGCACGACCATGGAGAGAGCTGTGCGGGACACGATCACGCCGGCCACGACCACGCGGCTCACGACCACTCCGACCATGACCACTCTGGCCACGACCACGCAGAAGTCGGCGGGCACGACCATGGTGCGGCGCCTGCCGCCGAGGGCCGCTGGTGGTCCACCGGCAAGGCGCGCCTCACCCTCCTGAGCGGCCTCGCTCTGGTGGCGGCCTTCGGCGTCGGCACCTTCGTCCCGGCGGTGCAATCCTGGCTGTACCTCGCCGCCATGCTGGTGGGCCTCGTGCCCATCGCCCGCCGCGCCGTCGCGGCGGCGGCCAACGGCATGCCCTTCACCATCGAGATGCTGATGACCATCGCGGCGGCGGGCGCCGTCATCATCGGCGCCGCCGAGGAGGCGGCAGCGGTGGTGTTCCTGTTCCTGGTAGGCGAATTGCTGGAAGGCGTCGCCGCCGGCCGCGCGCGCGCCAGCATCCGCGCGCTCACCGCACTGGTGCCCAAGACCGCGCTGGTGGAGCGCAACGGCGCCACCATCGAGGTGCCCGCCGCCAGCCTCAAGGTGGGCGAGGTGATCCTGGTGCGGCCCGGCGACCGGATTTCGGCGGACGGCCTCATCGTCGCCGGCGAGAGCGGCATCGACGAGAGCCCGGTGACCGGCGAAAGCGTGCCGGTGCGCAAGGGGCCTGAGGCTACCGTCTTCGCCGGCACGGTGAACGGGGAGGCGGCGCTGCGGGTGCGCGTCACCGCCACCGCCGAGGACAACACCATCGCCCGGGTGGTGAAGCTGGTGGAGGAGGCGCAGGAAAAGCGCGCGCCCACCGAGCGGCTCATCGATCGTTTCTCGCGCTATTACACGCCCGGCGTGGTGGCGGTGGCGGCGCTGGTGGCGGTAATCCCGCCGCTGCTGTTCGGCGGGGCGTGGGATGCGTGGATCTACAAGGGCCTCGCCATCCTGCTCATCGGCTGCCCCTGCGCGCTGGTGATCTCCACCCCGGCCGCCATCGCCGCCGGCCTCTCCGCCGGGGCCCGGCGCGGGCTGCTGCTGAAGGGCGGCGCCGTGCTGGAGACCGCCGGCAAGATCACCACCGTCTGCTTCGACAAGACCGGCACCCTCACCGCCGGAAAGCCGCAGGTGACGGACGTGATCGGCTTCGCCCAGCCGCAGGCCGAGGTGCTGCGCCTCGCGGCGGCGCTGGAGACCGGTTCGAGCCACCCCCTCGCCAAGGCCATCCTGGACCGCGCGGCGGCGGATGCCATCCCCATCCCCCCGGCAGAAGCCGCGCAGGCGCTGGGCGGCGAGGGCGTGTCGGCGCTGGTGGAGGGGCGCGAGGTGTTCCTCGGCTCGCCCCCGGCCGCCGCCGCGCGCGCGCCTTTGACGGTGGTGCAGGCCGACCAGATCGCGGCGCTGAATGACGCCGGCAAGACCGTGTCCCTGCTGGTGGCGGACGGCGCCATCGCCGGGGCCATCGCCATGCGCGACGAGCCCCGCCCGGACGCCGCCGAGGGCCTTGCCGCCCTAAAGCGGGAGGGCATCCGCACGGTGATGCTCACCGGCGACAACCGGCGCACGGCGGAGGCCATCGGCCGCCAGCTGGGCATCGAGGTGCGGGCCGAGCTGCTGCCGCAGGACAAGCTGCGCATCGTCGGCGAGCTGCAGCGCGAGGGCGCGGTGGTGGCCAAGGTGGGCGATGGCATCAACGACGCCCCGGCGCTGGCCGCCGCCGACATCGGCATCGCCATGGGCGGCGGCACCGACGTGGCGCTGGAGACAGCGGATGCCGCAGCCCTCCACGGCCGGGTGAAGGACGTTGCCTCCATGATCGCCCTGTCCCGGCGCACCATGGGCAACATCCACCAGAACATCGCCATTTCCCTTGGGCTGAAGGCGGTGTTCCTGGTCACCACCATCGCCGGCATCACCGGCCTGTGGCCGGCAATCCTCGCCGACACCGGCGCCACCGTGCTGGTGACCCTGAACGCGCTGAGGCTCCTCTCCTGGGGGCGTGAGTGA
- a CDS encoding putative transcriptional regulator, MerR family (PFAM: regulatory protein MerR; Transcription regulator MerR DNA binding~KEGG: rpd:RPD_1504 regulatory protein, MerR), which translates to MSGPSSENSPDLLPIGAAARASGVKVPTIRFYEEIGLMPALPRTEGNRRLYSATHLRRLAFIRHARELGFDIEAIRTLLTLQDRPEQSCAAADEIASARLIEVRSRIAALRALEAELQRMVDGCAHGHVAQCRVIETLSDHGQCQFHNGQGENLGIGRNSSDLPSFSGTMTQRF; encoded by the coding sequence ATGTCCGGTCCATCATCCGAAAATTCTCCCGACCTCCTGCCCATCGGCGCGGCGGCGCGTGCCAGCGGGGTGAAGGTGCCCACCATCCGCTTCTATGAAGAGATCGGCCTGATGCCCGCGCTGCCGCGCACCGAGGGCAACCGCCGCCTCTACAGCGCCACGCACCTGCGGAGGCTGGCCTTCATCCGCCACGCGCGTGAACTCGGTTTCGACATCGAGGCCATCCGTACCCTTCTGACGCTCCAGGACCGGCCCGAGCAGTCGTGCGCGGCGGCGGACGAGATCGCCAGCGCGCGGCTGATCGAGGTGCGCAGCCGCATCGCCGCGCTCAGGGCGCTGGAAGCAGAACTTCAGCGCATGGTGGACGGCTGCGCCCATGGCCACGTGGCACAGTGCAGGGTCATCGAGACGCTTTCCGATCACGGACAATGTCAATTTCATAACGGCCAGGGCGAAAACCTTGGGATCGGCCGAAATTCAAGCGATCTCCCAAGCTTTTCGGGTACGATGACGCAGCGCTTCTAA
- a CDS encoding outer membrane efflux protein (PFAM: outer membrane efflux protein~KEGG: bbt:BBta_7266 putative outer membrane cobalt-zinc-cadmium resistance protein CzcC precursor), translated as MSPRALALALGAALALLHASQTRAETARPLTLPSALASALAANPRLTAAERDIGMAAGRNTQAGALPNPNLSLEVDNAAGSGSYQGLDLAEQTLQISQLVELGGKREARLAAAGAGVGVARWEREAIRLQVLAETAAAFATVLGAQQRAHILETQVAAIQRLAPLLQNRVQAGASSPAEISRARVAADFARVELDRSRAALGTARRELALLMGLQEARFGRATGNLLKVSAPPPLPGLIKQALGNPQLTRFTALRAQRHADLRAAQAKSVPDVTLGVGYRHYNETADSGMRFSLSMPIPLFDRNDGGISEANEQLLRAEAEEAIARNVLISQLGRAHDGMKAAFDEITLLRTSTIPGARTAFEGVEAGYSEGRYTLLELLDAQSTLTDAALRELDALVAFHTALATLEGLTGRPVTLTKGKAK; from the coding sequence ATGTCGCCTCGTGCCCTCGCGCTTGCGCTTGGGGCAGCGCTCGCGCTGCTTCACGCGTCGCAGACGCGCGCCGAAACCGCCCGTCCGCTGACCCTGCCCAGCGCCCTCGCCAGCGCCCTTGCCGCCAATCCGCGCCTCACGGCGGCGGAGCGCGACATCGGCATGGCGGCGGGGCGCAATACCCAGGCCGGGGCCCTGCCCAACCCCAACCTCTCCCTTGAGGTGGACAATGCGGCGGGCTCCGGCTCCTACCAGGGGCTGGACCTTGCCGAGCAGACCCTCCAGATCAGCCAACTGGTGGAGCTGGGCGGCAAGCGCGAGGCGCGGTTGGCGGCCGCCGGTGCCGGGGTCGGCGTAGCGCGTTGGGAGCGGGAGGCGATCCGCCTCCAGGTGCTGGCGGAGACCGCCGCGGCCTTCGCCACCGTGCTCGGGGCGCAGCAGCGCGCCCATATCCTCGAAACGCAGGTGGCGGCCATCCAGCGGCTGGCGCCGCTGCTGCAGAACCGTGTCCAGGCCGGCGCTTCCTCTCCGGCCGAGATTTCCCGCGCCCGGGTCGCTGCCGATTTCGCCCGGGTGGAGCTGGACCGCTCCCGTGCCGCGCTCGGCACCGCAAGGCGGGAGCTCGCGCTGCTCATGGGTCTTCAGGAAGCAAGGTTCGGACGGGCGACCGGCAACCTGCTGAAGGTCAGCGCCCCGCCGCCCCTGCCGGGTCTCATCAAGCAGGCGCTGGGCAATCCGCAGCTCACCCGCTTCACCGCCTTGCGCGCCCAGCGCCACGCGGATCTGCGCGCCGCCCAGGCCAAGTCGGTGCCGGACGTGACCCTCGGCGTCGGCTACCGGCACTACAACGAGACCGCCGACAGCGGCATGCGCTTCTCCCTGTCCATGCCGATCCCGCTGTTCGACCGCAACGACGGCGGCATCAGCGAGGCGAACGAGCAGCTGCTGCGGGCCGAGGCGGAGGAAGCCATTGCCCGCAACGTCCTCATCTCCCAGTTGGGCCGCGCCCATGACGGGATGAAGGCCGCCTTCGACGAAATCACGCTTCTACGCACCAGCACCATTCCCGGCGCGCGCACCGCCTTCGAGGGGGTGGAGGCCGGCTATTCCGAAGGCCGCTACACCCTGCTGGAACTGCTCGACGCCCAGTCCACCCTCACCGACGCCGCCTTGCGCGAGCTGGATGCGCTGGTCGCGTTCCACACCGCCCTCGCCACCCTCGAAGGGCTGACGGGCCGGCCGGTGACCCTCACCAAAGGAAAAGCCAAATGA